A single window of Eleginops maclovinus isolate JMC-PN-2008 ecotype Puerto Natales chromosome 19, JC_Emac_rtc_rv5, whole genome shotgun sequence DNA harbors:
- the dctn1b gene encoding dynactin subunit 1 isoform X7, with the protein MSSDGGGRPVKVGSLVEVIGKGQRGTVAYIGNTLFASGKWVGVILDEAKGKNDGTVQGKRYFTCEENRGIFVRQSQIQLFDDGADTTSPETPEPSTGRIPKREILETPKSTKLRGVKPKKTPATRKTTTRRPKQPTRTAPGKGAASGSASASAGEMSSSEPSTPAQTPLAAPVIPTLHSPGNPPAPVPSKEDVPMETQEEEALRLQVKDLDEKLETLKMKRTEDKAKLKELEKHKIQLEQLQEWKTKMQEQQAELQKHLKEAKREAKEAQEAKEHYMEEMSDTADAIEMATLDKEMAEERAESLQLEVDSMKEKVDELTMDLEILKHEIEEKGSDGAASSYHVKQLEEQNGRLKEALVRMRDLSSSEKQEHLKLQKQMEKKNVELDALRSQKEKLQEERTAAEKTIDELKEQVDAALGAEEMVEMLTERNLDLEEKVRELRETVTDLEAINEMNDELQENARETELELREMLDLGAAKVRESEKHVEAAQETVADYQQTIKKYRELTAHLQEVNRELTSQQEASAELQQQPAAEMFDFKIKFAETKAYAKAIEMELRKMEVGQANRHVSLLTSFMPESFLRHGGDHDCILVLLLIPRLICKAELISRQAQEKFELNESCAQRAGLKGAAGEQLSFAGGLVYSLSLLQATLHKYEQALAHCGVDVYKKIGALYPEMSVHERSLDFLIDLLHKDQLDETVNVEQLTKAIKYYQHLYSIHLADQSEDCTMQLADHIRFTQSALDCMSVEVGRLRAFLHTGQEKSDLAVLLKDLETSCSDIRQFCKKIRRRMPGTDAPGIPSALSFGQQVCDTLSDCRKHLTWVVAVLQEVAAAGAQMMSPLGEQEGLVAVKLEDVAFKAGEQIYGSQSVNPYDCLRQSCGMVIATMNKMATAMQEGEYDSERPQNKNPPPVDLRAAALRAEITDAEGLGMKLEDRETVIKELKKSLKIKGEELSEASVRLSLLEKKLDSSSKDADERVEKIQTRLDEAQTLLKKKEKEFEETMDALQADIDQLEAEKAELKQRIGSQSKIGPDGIRGTSPSGIASIVTGGAGEEQKANMMSGVGSASGLQVVDSPLLSQQIATQRLCIKHLKNENNRLKAEKMHAQLAALPPLHVTKLPSRDGGRPEVLSSALYRKTDQLLETLLQMSANVKVVDITGKSPVTPAAQLLEQTARLQSLSDTLGRLKDEVAEHVVHQQAGARVSSDFATFPSTMFVKAKEERQGDTVLVGRVMMPCSRGQEQTHRLVLSQSQLQRVHSLLRT; encoded by the exons GTGGGGGTCATCCTGGACGAGGCCAAGGGCAAGAACGACGGCACGGTGCAGGGCAAGCGCTACTTCACCTGCGAGGAGAATCGAGGGATATTTGTGAGACAATCGCAG atCCAGCTGTTTGACGATGGAGCCGACACAACGTCTCCGGAAACGCCTGAGCCCAGTACCGGCAGGATTCCCAAACGAG AGATCCTGGAGACGCCCAAGTCCACCAAACTG CGAGGAGTGAAGCCCAAAAAG ACTCCTGCAACCCGGAAG acCACTACCAGAAGGCCCAAG CAGCCCACCCGAACTGCACCAGGGAAGGGTGCCGCGTCCGGCTCGGCCTCGGCTTCTGCGGGCGAGATGAGCAGCAGCGAGCCGAGCACACCGGCCCAAACCCCTTTGGCTGCTCCAGTCATCCCCACCCTCCACTCCCCTGGAAACCCCCCAGCCCCGGTCCCCAGCAAG GAAGACGTTCCTATGGAAACACAG gaggaggaggcgctgCGTCTGCAGGTGAAGGACCTGGATGAGAAGCTGGAGACGCTGAAGATGAAGCGGACGGAGGACAAGGCCAagctgaaggagctggagaagcaCAAGATCCAactggagcagctgcaggagtgGAAGACCAAGATGCAGGAGCAGCAGGCCGAGCTGCAGAAACACCTGAAGGAGGCCAAGAGG GAGGCTAAAGAGGCCCAGGAGGCGAAGGAGCACTACATGGAGGAGATGTCTGACACGGCGGATGCGATCGAGATGGCGACACTAGATAAGGAGATGGCGGAGGAGCGGGCGGAGTCTCTGCAGCTGGAGGTCGACTCCATGAAGGAGAAAGTGGACGAGCTCACCATGGACCTGGAGATCCTCAAGCACGAGATCGAGGAGAAAG GTTCGGATGGAGCTGCCTCCAGTTACcatgtgaagcagctggaggagcagaacGGCAGACTGAAGGAGGCTCTGGTCAG GATGCGGGACCTGTCGTCGTCGGAGAAGCAGGAACATTTGAAGTTGCAGAAGCAAATGGAGAAGAAAAACGTGGAGCTGGACGCTCTGAGGAGCCAGAAGGAGaaactgcaggaggagaggactgCAGCGGAAAAGACCATCGACGAGCTCAAAGAACAG GTGGATGCAGCTCTGGGGgcggaggagatggtggagaTGCTGACGGAGAGGAACCTGGACCTGGAGGAGAAGGTCCGGGAGTTGAGGGAGACCGTCACTGACCTG GAAGCTATAAACGAGATGAACGACGAGCTGCAGGAAAACGCCCGGGAGACGGAGCTGGAGCTGAGGGAGATGTTGGATCTGGGAGCGGCGAAAGTCCGAGAGTCGGAGAAACACGTTGAAGCTGCGCAGGAGACCGTGGCCGACTACCAGCAGACCATCAAGAAGTACCGCGAGCTCACGGCACACCTGCAG GAGGTGAACAGGGAGCTGACCAGCCAGCAGGAAGCCTCcgctgagctgcagcagcagccggcCGCAGAGATGTTTGATTTCAAGATTAAGTTTGCAGAGACGAAGGCCTATGCCAAG gcGATTGAGATGGAGCTGAGGAAGATGGAGGTGGGTCAGGCTAACAGACACGTCTCTCTGCTGACCTCCTTCATGCCCGAGTCCTTCCTGCGTCACGGCGGGGATCACGACTGCATCCTGGTGCTGCTGCTCATTCCCAGACTCATCTGCAAG gcggAGCTGATCAGCAGGCAGGCGCAGGAGAAGTTCGAGCTGAACGAGAGCTGTGCGCAGCGGGCCGGGCTGAAGGGAGCGGCCGGAGAGCAGCTGAGCTTCGCTGGAGGTCTGGTGTACTCGCTCAGTCTGCTGCAGGCCACGCTGCACAAATACGAGCA ggctcTGGCTCATTGCGGTGTGGACGTCTATAAGAAGATCGGCGCTCTGTATCCGGAGATGAGCGTCCACGAGCGCTCTCTGGACTTCCTGATCGACCTGCTGCACAAAGACCAGCTGGACGAGACCGTCAATGTGGAGCAGCTCACCAAGGCCATCAAATACTATCAG CACCTGTACAGCATCCACCTGGCGGATCAGAGCGAGGACTGCACCATGCAGCTGGCTGATCACATCCGA TTTACCCAGAGTGCTTTGGACTGCATGTCGGTGGAGGTGGGGCGTCTGCGGGCGTTCCTGCACACGGGTCAGGAGAAGTCGGACCTGGCCGTGCTGCTGAAAGACCTGGAGACGTCCTGCAGCGACATCCGGCAGTTCTGCAAGAAGATCCGCCGCAGGATGCCGGGGACCGACGCTCCGGGAATACCGTCAGCACTCAGCTTTGGACAACAG GTATGCGACACgctgtcagactgcaggaagCACCTGACCTGGGTCGTGGCGGTGCTGCAGGAGGTGGCAGCAGCCGGAGCTCAGATGATGTCTCCTCTCGGGGAACAGGAGGGACTCGTCGCCGTCAAACTGGAGGACGTGGCCTTCAAAGCCGGAGAGCAG ATCTATGGATCTCAGAGCGTCAACCCCTACGATTGTCTGCGGCAGTCCTGCGGCATGGTCATAGCCACCATGAACAAGATGGCCACCGCCATGCAGGAGGGAGAATACGACTCAGAGAGGCCTCAGaacaag AATCCTCCTCCTGTGGATCTGCGGGCGGCGGCTCTGCGGGCTGAAATCACCGACGCTGAAGGTCTGGGCATGAagctggaggacagagagacgGTCATCAAAGAGCTGAAGAAGTCCCTGAAGATCAAG GGCGAGGAGCTGAGCGAGGCGAGCGTGCGGCTCAGTCTGCTAGAGAAGAAGCTGGACAGTTCTTCCAAAGACGCAGACGAGCGCGTTGAAAAGATTCAGACTCGACTGGACGAGGCCCAGACGCTgctgaagaagaaagagaa ggagTTCGAGGAGACGATGGACGCTCTGCAGGCCGACATCGATCAGCTGGAGGCCGAGAAGGCGGAGCTGAAGCAGAGAATCGGCAGCCAATCAAAGATCGGGCCCGACGGGATAAGGGGAACCTCGCCGTCAGGAATCGCCTCCATCGTCACCGGAGGGGCCGGAG AGGAACAAAAAG CGAACATGATGTCGGGCGTCGGCTCGGCTTCAGGTCTGCAGGTCGTCGACTCGCCGCTGCTGAGTCAGCAGATCGCCACTCAGAGACTCTGCATCAAACACCTGAAGAACGAGAACAACAGACTGAAG GCTGAGAAGATGCACGCTCAGCTCGccgctctgcctcctctccacGTTACCAAACTCCCCTCTAGAGACGGAGGTCGTCCTGAGGTTCTCTCCAGCGCGTTGTACCGCAAAACGGACCAGCTGCTGGAGACTCTGCTGCAGATGAGCGCCAACGTGAAGGTGGTGGACATCACCGGGAAATCTCCAG TGACACCTGCTGCTCAGCTGCTGGAACAAACGGCCAGATTACAATCCCTGAGCGACACTCTGGGCAGActgaag GATGAAGTAGCGGAGCACGTCGTCCACCAGCAGGCTGGAGCTCGGGTCTCGTCTGATTTTGCAACGTTCCCCTCAACTATGTTTGTTAAA GCGAAGGAAGAGCGGCAGGGCGACACGGTGCTGGTGGGCCGGGTCATGATGCCGTGTTCCCGCGGACAGGAGCAGACGCACCGCCTCGTCCTGTCCCAGTCTCAGCTGCAGAGGGTTCACAGTCTGCTGCGCACCTGA